The following are from one region of the Nicotiana tabacum cultivar K326 chromosome 3, ASM71507v2, whole genome shotgun sequence genome:
- the LOC142178465 gene encoding putative mitochondrial protein AtMg00860 — protein sequence MEHLSKVFQVLRENKLYIKREKCEFAQPKVHFLGHVISNGELRMDEVKVRTIQEWEAPIKVIELRSFLGLVTYYRQFISEYSAKAVPLTELLKKNKPWVWTEHCQKVFECLKAAVTDEPVLALPDFAKTFEMHTDASDFAIEGVLMQDKHPISFESRKLNEMKRRYTVQKKEMTAILHCLRT from the coding sequence ATGGAACACTTAAGTaaggttttccaagtcttgcgggagaacaagctatacatcaagagggagaaGTGCGAGTTTGCACAACCAAAGGTGCActtcttgggccatgtcattagcaatggcGAGCTACGCATGGACGAGGTTAAGGTACGTACTATCCAGGAGTGGGAGGCACCTATAAAGGTAATtgagttgagatccttccttggccttgttaCCTACTATCGTCAGTTCATCAGTGAATACTCAGCAAAGGCCGTACCATTGactgagttgctaaagaagaatAAGCCATGGGTTTGGACGGAGCATTGTCAAAAGGTGTTTGAATGCCTTAAGGCAGCTGTAACAGATGAGCCAGTCTTGGCATTACCTGACTTTGCCAAGACATTTGAGATGCACACAGATGCCTCAGACTTCGCCATTGAGGGTGTCCTGATGCAGGATAAGCATCCCATATCATTTGAGAGCCGCAAGTTAAATGAGATGAAGCGACGTTACACGgtgcaaaagaaggaaatgaCTGCCATTCTGCATTGCCTTCGTACATAG